In one Methylobacterium sp. SyP6R genomic region, the following are encoded:
- a CDS encoding AtpZ/AtpI family protein — MNGNDPRGKDGTGEGPSPDDDLSARLKRLEMQIDRKRPAAAPDPSSRRDSGQPSSLGIAMRLSTEFVAGVLAGGLLGWGCDRLLGTKPWGLIVLLVLGFGAGIYNVMRVSGFFPAADTKKGPPGP, encoded by the coding sequence ATGAACGGCAACGACCCGCGGGGGAAGGACGGCACCGGTGAGGGCCCCTCCCCCGACGACGACCTCTCCGCGAGGCTCAAGCGTCTCGAGATGCAGATCGACCGGAAGCGCCCCGCGGCGGCTCCCGATCCTTCGTCGCGTCGAGACAGCGGCCAGCCTTCGTCCCTCGGCATCGCCATGCGGCTGTCCACGGAATTCGTGGCGGGCGTCCTGGCGGGCGGCCTTCTCGGCTGGGGCTGCGATCGACTGCTGGGCACCAAGCCCTGGGGTCTGATCGTCCTGCTCGTCCTGGGCTTCGGAGCCGGAATCTACAACGTGATGCGCGTTTCCGGATTTTTTCCGGCCGCGGACACGAAGAAAGGCCCGCCAGGGCCTTGA
- a CDS encoding F0F1 ATP synthase subunit A: protein MAVKMDPIHQFELKPLVSFGHIGHQHIAFTQSALYMFLAVGLIALLTIWATKSRAVVPGRAQSLAEVFYEFIGQTVHQSAGHGSERFVPLVFSLFMFVLLLNLFGMIPYAFAVTSHIIVTFMLALVVILTVVIYGFMAHGTHFLGLFVPPGVPGWLKPLIVVIEVVSFISRPISLSVRLFANMLAGHIALKIFAGFVPALLAAGVWGILSPLPLALSVAVTALEMLVAVLQAYVFATLTSIYLSDALHPGH from the coding sequence ATGGCCGTCAAGATGGATCCGATCCACCAGTTCGAGCTGAAGCCGCTGGTTTCGTTCGGGCATATCGGCCACCAGCACATCGCCTTCACCCAGTCGGCGCTGTACATGTTCCTGGCCGTGGGGCTCATCGCGCTCCTGACGATCTGGGCGACGAAGAGCCGCGCGGTGGTGCCGGGCCGGGCGCAGTCCCTGGCCGAGGTATTCTACGAGTTCATCGGCCAGACCGTGCACCAGTCGGCCGGCCACGGCAGCGAGCGCTTCGTGCCGCTGGTCTTCTCCCTGTTCATGTTCGTGCTGCTGCTGAACCTGTTCGGGATGATCCCCTACGCCTTCGCGGTGACCAGCCACATCATCGTCACCTTCATGCTGGCGCTGGTGGTGATCCTCACCGTGGTGATCTACGGCTTCATGGCCCACGGCACCCACTTCCTCGGCCTGTTCGTGCCCCCCGGCGTGCCCGGCTGGCTCAAGCCGCTGATCGTGGTGATCGAGGTCGTGTCGTTCATCTCGCGGCCGATCAGCCTCTCGGTCCGTCTCTTCGCCAACATGCTGGCGGGCCACATCGCGCTGAAGATCTTCGCGGGCTTCGTCCCGGCCCTGCTCGCCGCCGGCGTCTGGGGCATCCTCTCGCCCCTGCCCCTCGCCCTCTCGGTCGCCGTGACGGCGCTGGAGATGCTGGTCGCGGTGCTGCAGGCCTACGTCTTCGCGACGCTGACCTCGATCTACCTCAGCGACGCCCTGCATCCGGGCCACTAA
- a CDS encoding F0F1 ATP synthase subunit C produces the protein MDPVAAKYIGAGLACLGMAGAAMGLGNLFGQFFAGALRNPSAADSQRANLLLGFALTEALGIFSLLVALLLLFAV, from the coding sequence ATGGATCCCGTTGCTGCGAAGTACATCGGCGCCGGCCTCGCCTGCCTCGGCATGGCGGGCGCCGCCATGGGCCTCGGCAACCTGTTCGGCCAGTTCTTCGCCGGCGCCCTGCGCAACCCCTCCGCGGCCGACAGCCAGCGCGCCAACCTGCTCCTCGGCTTCGCGCTGACCGAGGCGCTGGGCATCTTCTCGCTGCTCGTCGCGCTGCTGCTGCTGTTCGCCGTCTAA
- a CDS encoding F0F1 ATP synthase subunit B family protein, which yields MAQPHAPAPLKEGIIHEPASEHGGGFPPFESSTFVAQTLWLALAFGLLYYLMSKIALPQIAGILHDRQSRLSGDLDQAARAKAEADSARDTYERALKEAQDKAKGIAQTTREQLASEAETRRKSLEADLATKLAEAEGQIRTRTATAMSSVREVAADAATAIVERLTGQAPDRSAVEAAYDRTAQTVH from the coding sequence ATGGCGCAGCCACACGCACCCGCTCCCCTCAAGGAGGGGATCATCCACGAGCCGGCCTCCGAGCATGGCGGCGGCTTCCCGCCGTTCGAGAGCAGCACCTTCGTCGCGCAGACGCTCTGGCTCGCGCTCGCCTTCGGCCTGCTCTACTACCTGATGTCGAAGATCGCGCTGCCGCAGATCGCCGGCATCCTGCACGACCGGCAGTCCCGCCTGTCCGGCGACCTCGACCAGGCCGCCCGCGCCAAGGCCGAGGCCGACAGCGCCCGCGACACCTACGAGCGCGCCCTGAAGGAGGCCCAGGACAAGGCCAAGGGCATCGCCCAGACCACCCGCGAGCAGCTCGCCTCCGAGGCCGAGACCCGCCGCAAGTCCCTCGAGGCCGACCTGGCGACCAAGCTCGCCGAGGCCGAAGGCCAGATCCGCACCCGCACCGCCACCGCGATGAGCAGCGTGCGCGAGGTGGCCGCCGACGCCGCGACCGCGATCGTCGAGCGCCTGACCGGCCAGGCGCCGGACCGGAGCGCCGTCGAGGCGGCCTACGACCGCACCGCCCAGACCGTGCACTGA
- a CDS encoding F0F1 ATP synthase subunit B family protein: MFDAEFWVAVAFVVFCGIAWKMGLFDQIIGGLDKRGERVRKELEEARRLREEAEAVLADYKRRRSDAEREAAEIVANARAEAEAAAAEGHARLNEFVARRTKAAETKIAQAEAQAAAEVRAAAAEAAVRVSETILREKVSGDAAQDLVRRSLGEVRTRLRA; this comes from the coding sequence CTGTTCGATGCGGAATTCTGGGTCGCGGTCGCCTTCGTGGTGTTCTGCGGCATCGCCTGGAAGATGGGTCTGTTCGACCAGATCATCGGCGGGCTCGACAAGCGAGGCGAGCGCGTGCGCAAGGAACTCGAGGAGGCCCGGCGCTTGCGCGAGGAGGCCGAGGCCGTCCTGGCGGATTACAAGCGCCGCCGCTCGGATGCCGAGCGCGAGGCCGCCGAGATCGTCGCCAATGCCCGCGCCGAGGCCGAGGCCGCCGCGGCCGAGGGCCATGCCCGCCTGAACGAGTTCGTCGCCCGCCGCACCAAGGCGGCGGAGACCAAGATCGCCCAGGCCGAGGCCCAGGCCGCCGCCGAGGTGCGGGCCGCCGCGGCGGAGGCCGCCGTGCGGGTCTCAGAGACCATCCTGCGCGAGAAGGTCAGCGGCGACGCCGCCCAGGACCTGGTTCGCCGCAGCCTCGGCGAGGTGCGGACACGCCTGCGGGCCTGA
- a CDS encoding DUF6894 family protein produces MTVYYFHFQSGRRLIIDPEGVELQSTADALEVAAKLATGLLDDREMSCDWTRSAFRVEDQHQRRVFRLPMTAVRNRDNRSRAFVN; encoded by the coding sequence ATGACCGTCTACTACTTCCACTTCCAGTCCGGTCGCCGCCTGATCATCGACCCCGAGGGCGTCGAGCTGCAGAGCACGGCCGACGCGCTGGAAGTGGCGGCCAAGCTGGCGACCGGCCTGCTCGACGACCGCGAGATGTCCTGCGACTGGACCCGCAGCGCCTTCCGGGTCGAGGACCAGCACCAGCGCCGCGTCTTCCGCCTGCCGATGACGGCCGTGCGGAATCGGGACAACCGGAGTCGGGCTTTCGTGAATTAG
- the fcl gene encoding GDP-L-fucose synthase, producing MSDKVASTEIVYPLAGKRVWVAGHRGMVGSAVVRRLAGEGCEVLTIDRRTVDLTRQAETEAWLAEARPDAIVLAAAKVGGILANDTSPADFLYANLMIEANVVEAARRIGVGRLLLLGSSCIYPKFAPQPIVEDALMTGPLEPTNEWYAVAKIAGIKLVQAYRRQHGCDFIAAMPTNLYGPGDNFDLTSSHVLPALIRKAHEAALRGDDELVIWGTGTPRREFLHVDDCADALVFLLKTYAGERHVNVGSGTDIAIADLAGIVAEVVGFRGRIAHDLSKPDGTPRKLMSADTLRAMGWAPRIPLEEGIRAVYAWFKENGAGRG from the coding sequence ATGTCGGATAAGGTCGCTTCGACTGAGATCGTCTACCCGCTCGCCGGCAAGCGCGTCTGGGTCGCCGGGCATCGGGGCATGGTCGGGAGCGCGGTGGTCCGCCGGCTCGCCGGCGAGGGCTGCGAGGTCCTCACCATCGATCGCCGCACCGTCGACCTGACGCGCCAGGCCGAGACGGAGGCGTGGCTGGCGGAAGCGCGGCCCGACGCGATCGTGCTCGCCGCCGCCAAGGTCGGCGGGATCCTGGCCAACGACACCTCTCCGGCCGATTTCCTGTACGCCAACCTCATGATCGAGGCGAACGTCGTCGAGGCGGCCCGGCGCATCGGCGTGGGCAGGCTGCTGCTGCTCGGGTCGAGCTGCATCTACCCGAAATTCGCGCCCCAGCCGATCGTCGAGGACGCCCTCATGACCGGGCCGCTCGAACCGACCAACGAGTGGTATGCGGTCGCCAAGATCGCCGGGATCAAGCTCGTCCAGGCCTATCGCCGCCAGCACGGCTGCGACTTCATCGCGGCGATGCCGACCAACCTCTACGGGCCGGGGGACAATTTCGATCTGACGAGCAGCCACGTCCTGCCGGCGCTGATCCGCAAGGCGCACGAGGCGGCGTTGCGGGGTGACGACGAACTGGTCATCTGGGGCACCGGCACGCCGCGGCGGGAATTCCTGCATGTCGACGATTGCGCCGACGCGCTGGTCTTCCTGCTCAAGACTTATGCCGGGGAGCGCCACGTCAATGTCGGGTCGGGCACCGACATCGCGATCGCCGATCTCGCCGGGATCGTCGCCGAGGTCGTCGGCTTTCGCGGCCGGATCGCCCACGACCTGAGCAAGCCGGACGGGACGCCGCGCAAGCTGATGAGCGCGGACACGCTGCGGGCGATGGGGTGGGCGCCGCGCATCCCGCTCGAGGAGGGCATCCGGGCGGTCTATGCGTGGTTCAAGGAGAACGGGGCGGGGAGGGGGTGA
- the gmd gene encoding GDP-mannose 4,6-dehydratase, giving the protein MTVDRAKKVALITGVTGQDGAYLSEILLQKGYVVHGIKRRSSSFNTGRIEHLYQDPHVPDQRFVLHYGDMTDSTNLIRVIQQVQPDEIYNLAAQSHVQVSFETPEYTANADGIGTLRILEAIRILGLEKKTRFYQASTSELYGLVQEVPQRETTPFYPRSPYAAAKLYAYWIVVNYREAYGMHASNGILFNHESPLRGETFVTRKITRAVASIRHGLQDTLYLGNLDARRDWGHAREYARGMWLMMQQDQPDDYVLATGETTLVRDFVTAAFAEADMTLDWSGRGVDEKARCARTGRVLVEVDPRYFRPTEVDLLIGDPSKAREKLGWVHETKWQDLCAEMVRHDLAAVAQEQRRHVG; this is encoded by the coding sequence ATGACAGTCGATCGAGCGAAGAAAGTGGCCCTGATCACCGGCGTGACGGGGCAAGACGGCGCCTACCTGTCGGAAATCCTGTTGCAGAAGGGCTACGTCGTCCACGGGATCAAGCGCCGCTCGTCCTCCTTCAACACCGGGCGGATCGAGCACCTGTACCAGGACCCGCACGTCCCCGATCAGCGCTTCGTGCTGCATTACGGCGACATGACCGATTCGACCAACCTGATCCGGGTCATCCAGCAGGTCCAGCCGGACGAGATCTACAATCTCGCGGCGCAGAGCCACGTCCAGGTCAGCTTCGAGACACCGGAATACACCGCCAATGCCGACGGGATCGGCACGTTGCGGATCCTGGAGGCGATCCGCATCCTCGGCCTGGAGAAGAAGACGCGCTTCTACCAGGCCTCGACTTCCGAGCTTTACGGCCTCGTCCAGGAGGTGCCGCAGCGCGAGACGACGCCGTTCTATCCCCGCAGCCCCTACGCGGCCGCGAAGCTCTACGCTTACTGGATCGTGGTGAACTACCGCGAGGCCTACGGCATGCACGCCTCCAACGGCATCCTGTTCAACCACGAGAGCCCCTTGCGCGGCGAGACCTTCGTCACCCGCAAGATCACCCGTGCGGTCGCGAGCATCCGGCATGGGCTCCAGGACACGCTCTATCTTGGCAACCTCGATGCCCGCCGCGACTGGGGTCATGCCCGCGAATACGCCCGCGGCATGTGGCTGATGATGCAGCAGGACCAACCCGACGACTACGTTCTGGCGACCGGGGAGACGACGCTGGTGCGCGACTTCGTGACCGCCGCCTTCGCGGAGGCCGACATGACCCTCGACTGGTCGGGCCGGGGCGTCGACGAGAAGGCGCGTTGCGCCCGCACCGGCCGCGTCCTGGTCGAGGTCGATCCGCGCTATTTCCGGCCCACCGAGGTCGACCTGCTGATCGGCGATCCGAGCAAGGCGCGGGAGAAACTCGGCTGGGTCCACGAGACCAAGTGGCAGGATCTCTGCGCTGAGATGGTCCGCCACGACCTCGCGGCGGTCGCGCAGGAGCAGCGCCGCCATGTCGGATAA
- the ldtR gene encoding transcriptional regulator LdtR translates to MKTQATKVAQTISAPETETAVRPHYLEALHLVERLHRRLLDVIKDEFDRRGREDVNSVQALLLYNIGDKELTASELRTRGYYLGSNVSYNVKKLVEAGYLHHARSKTDRRSVRISLTDKGREVHEIVRGLYDKHAKTIQPIGGISEDDFGRLNTALARLERFWTDQIRYRL, encoded by the coding sequence ATGAAGACCCAGGCGACGAAGGTGGCGCAGACGATCTCCGCTCCCGAGACCGAGACCGCTGTCCGCCCCCACTACCTCGAGGCCCTCCACCTGGTCGAGCGCCTGCACCGCCGGCTCCTCGACGTGATCAAGGACGAGTTCGACCGCCGCGGCCGCGAGGACGTCAACAGCGTCCAGGCCCTGCTGCTCTACAACATCGGCGACAAGGAGCTGACCGCGAGCGAGCTGCGCACCCGCGGCTACTACCTCGGCTCGAACGTCTCGTACAACGTCAAGAAGCTGGTCGAGGCCGGCTACCTGCACCACGCCCGCTCCAAGACCGACCGCCGCTCGGTCCGCATCAGCCTCACCGACAAGGGCCGCGAGGTGCACGAGATCGTCCGCGGGCTCTACGACAAGCACGCCAAGACGATCCAGCCGATCGGCGGCATCTCGGAGGACGATTTCGGCCGCCTCAACACGGCGCTCGCTCGCCTCGAGCGCTTCTGGACCGATCAGATCCGCTACCGGCTCTGA
- a CDS encoding DUF6163 family protein, producing the protein MRSLSKVRGGPRRVGSEEVADRIERRAPRPETRWDVVLVWLMRVVAVVWMVKGLSAWAEILGARPNAAPFETAPIGRQAVIVYFGVINLLAAVGLWLATAWGGVVWLLAATSAMVLALLTPQLLPMSLPSLAFDSMIIVVYFAVSWLASRELR; encoded by the coding sequence ATGCGCTCTCTCAGCAAGGTCCGGGGCGGTCCCCGGCGCGTCGGGTCCGAGGAGGTCGCCGACCGCATCGAGCGCCGGGCCCCGCGGCCCGAGACGCGCTGGGACGTGGTGCTGGTCTGGCTGATGCGGGTCGTGGCGGTGGTCTGGATGGTCAAGGGCCTGAGCGCCTGGGCCGAGATCCTGGGCGCCCGCCCCAACGCCGCGCCGTTCGAGACCGCGCCGATCGGCCGGCAGGCGGTGATCGTCTATTTCGGCGTCATCAACCTGCTGGCGGCGGTGGGCCTGTGGCTCGCCACCGCCTGGGGCGGGGTGGTCTGGCTGCTCGCCGCCACCTCGGCGATGGTGCTGGCGCTGCTCACCCCGCAGCTCCTGCCGATGTCGCTGCCGAGCCTCGCCTTCGACAGCATGATCATCGTGGTCTACTTCGCGGTCTCTTGGCTCGCCTCGCGCGAACTACGCTGA
- a CDS encoding enoyl-CoA hydratase/isomerase family protein has product MSDADVTADDTVLCERRGAAGLITLNRPKALNALTLEMVRAMRRALDAWATDPAVTRVVVQGAGERAFCAGGDIRRIHEEGSAGRYAEAETFFREEYELNALIQRYPKPYVALIDGIVMGGGVGVSLHGSHRVAAERTTFAMPETGIGFFPDVGATHALPRLPGFVGTYLALTGERIGQGDVLAFGLATHAAPASRFPEIRDALSQGGPVETAIGASEAPAPGPLHAERALIESCFAADSVSEVLARLDAAGSEFSKKTAATIRTRSPTSLVLALAQMRRGAGLSFPEAMRLEYRILCRILRGHDFYEGVRSVLIDRDGKPDWQPATLEAVRPDDIEAHFAPMPGEPSFT; this is encoded by the coding sequence ATGAGCGACGCGGACGTGACGGCGGACGACACGGTTCTGTGCGAGCGGCGGGGTGCGGCCGGTCTCATCACCCTCAACCGGCCCAAGGCCCTCAACGCCCTCACCCTCGAGATGGTGCGCGCGATGCGCCGCGCCCTCGATGCCTGGGCAACCGATCCGGCGGTGACCCGGGTGGTGGTGCAGGGTGCCGGCGAGCGCGCCTTCTGCGCCGGCGGCGACATCCGCCGCATCCACGAGGAGGGCAGCGCCGGGCGCTACGCGGAGGCCGAGACCTTCTTTCGCGAGGAATACGAGCTCAACGCGCTGATCCAGCGCTACCCGAAACCCTATGTCGCGCTCATCGACGGCATCGTGATGGGCGGCGGCGTCGGCGTCTCGCTGCACGGCTCGCACCGGGTCGCGGCCGAGCGCACCACCTTCGCGATGCCCGAGACCGGCATCGGCTTCTTCCCCGATGTCGGCGCCACCCACGCCCTGCCGCGGCTGCCGGGCTTCGTCGGCACCTACCTGGCGCTCACCGGCGAGCGGATCGGCCAGGGCGACGTCCTCGCCTTCGGGCTCGCCACCCACGCGGCTCCCGCTTCGCGCTTCCCCGAGATCCGCGACGCGCTGAGCCAGGGCGGGCCGGTCGAGACGGCGATCGGGGCGAGCGAGGCTCCGGCCCCCGGCCCGCTCCATGCCGAGCGGGCGCTCATCGAATCCTGCTTCGCGGCCGACAGCGTGTCCGAGGTGCTGGCGCGGCTCGACGCCGCCGGGTCGGAATTTTCGAAGAAGACCGCCGCGACGATCCGCACCCGCTCGCCCACCAGCCTCGTCCTGGCGCTCGCCCAGATGCGCCGGGGCGCCGGCCTGTCCTTCCCGGAGGCGATGCGGCTCGAATACCGCATCCTGTGCCGGATCCTGCGCGGGCACGACTTCTACGAGGGCGTGCGCTCGGTGCTGATCGACCGCGACGGCAAGCCGGACTGGCAGCCCGCCACCCTGGAGGCGGTGCGGCCCGACGACATCGAGGCCCATTTCGCGCCGATGCCCGGCGAGCCGAGCTTCACTTAG
- the hemB gene encoding porphobilinogen synthase, producing MSQIQPMPRPLAREAARTEPASLGLTQRPRRNRKAEWSRRLVRETTLTVDDLIWPIFLIEGEGRREPVASMPGVERLSIDEAVRAAEKAASLRIPALSFFPFVEPSLRDATGSEALNRNNLVCRAVRAVKKAVPEIGVITDVALDPYTSHGHDGLLEDGVIVNDETVALLVEQSLIQAEAGTDVIAPSDMMDGRVGAIRAGLDRAGHRDVQIMTYAAKYASAFYGPFRDAIGTNATLVGDKRTYQMDAGNTDEALREVALDLDEGADSVMVKPGMPYLDVIRRVKETFSVPTFAYQVSGEYAMIAAAAQNGWLDGERAMLESLSAFKRAGADGIFTYFAPRVAERLRQG from the coding sequence ATGTCGCAGATCCAGCCGATGCCCCGGCCGCTCGCCCGGGAAGCCGCCCGGACCGAGCCGGCCTCCCTCGGGCTCACCCAGCGCCCGCGGCGCAACCGCAAGGCCGAGTGGTCGCGCCGCCTGGTGCGCGAGACCACGCTGACCGTCGACGACCTGATCTGGCCGATCTTCCTGATCGAGGGCGAGGGGCGGCGCGAGCCGGTCGCCTCGATGCCGGGCGTCGAGCGCCTGTCGATCGACGAGGCGGTGCGGGCGGCCGAGAAAGCGGCGTCCTTGCGCATCCCGGCGCTCTCGTTCTTCCCCTTCGTCGAGCCTTCTTTACGCGACGCGACCGGCTCCGAGGCCCTGAACCGCAACAACCTGGTCTGCCGCGCCGTGCGGGCGGTGAAGAAGGCGGTGCCGGAGATCGGGGTCATCACCGACGTCGCCCTCGATCCCTATACCAGCCACGGCCATGACGGCCTCCTGGAGGACGGGGTCATCGTCAACGACGAGACGGTGGCGCTCCTCGTCGAGCAGAGCCTGATCCAGGCCGAGGCCGGCACCGACGTGATCGCCCCCTCCGACATGATGGACGGCCGCGTGGGCGCGATCCGGGCCGGGCTCGACCGGGCCGGGCACCGCGACGTGCAGATCATGACCTACGCGGCGAAGTATGCCAGCGCCTTCTACGGCCCGTTCCGCGACGCGATCGGCACCAACGCCACGCTGGTCGGCGACAAGCGCACCTACCAGATGGATGCCGGCAACACCGACGAGGCCCTGCGCGAGGTCGCCCTCGACCTCGACGAGGGCGCCGACTCGGTGATGGTCAAGCCCGGCATGCCCTATCTCGACGTGATCCGCCGGGTGAAGGAGACCTTCTCGGTCCCCACCTTCGCCTACCAGGTCTCGGGCGAGTACGCGATGATCGCCGCCGCCGCCCAGAACGGCTGGCTCGACGGCGAGCGCGCCATGCTGGAGAGCCTCTCCGCCTTCAAGCGCGCGGGCGCCGACGGCATCTTCACCTATTTCGCCCCGCGGGTCGCCGAGCGGCTGCGCCAAGGTTGA
- a CDS encoding threonine ammonia-lyase, whose protein sequence is MSQPYAITPDDVVRAAHTIRGHVLRTPLVPAPRLSELTGARVLVKHENMQATGAFKERGAVNRLSALTDSERRRGVVAMSAGNHAQAVAYHARRLGIPATIVMPATTPLVKVENTRAHGATVVLEGETLVESAAAVDRLVEAHGFVLVHPYDDSLVMAGQGTIALEMLEDAPDLDCLVVPIGGGGLMSGIAIGASLRPRVALYGVEAALYPSFLNAIDGVDRPVGGPTLAEGIAVKTVGRLTLPIVRDLVREIVLVDEPQIERAVHDYATLQRSLAEGAGAAGLAALLARPDLFSGRTVGLVLCGGNIDARLLASVMVRELERADRIISFRMTASDRPGVLGQVAGRLGALGANILEVSHGRLHLDVPAKSVSIDVTIETRGPGHTAEILDTLSREGLEPRRIGPHGNTAAGG, encoded by the coding sequence TTGAGCCAGCCCTACGCCATCACCCCGGACGACGTGGTCCGGGCCGCCCACACCATCCGCGGCCACGTGCTGCGCACGCCGCTGGTGCCGGCGCCGCGCCTGTCGGAGCTGACCGGGGCGCGGGTGCTGGTCAAGCACGAGAACATGCAGGCGACCGGCGCCTTCAAGGAGCGCGGCGCGGTCAACCGCCTCAGCGCACTCACGGACTCCGAGCGCCGCCGCGGCGTGGTGGCGATGTCGGCCGGCAACCACGCCCAGGCCGTCGCCTACCATGCCCGTCGGCTGGGCATCCCGGCCACCATCGTGATGCCGGCGACGACCCCGCTGGTGAAGGTCGAGAACACCCGCGCCCACGGCGCCACCGTGGTGCTGGAGGGCGAGACCCTGGTCGAGTCCGCCGCCGCGGTCGACCGGCTGGTCGAGGCGCACGGCTTCGTGCTGGTCCACCCCTACGACGATTCCCTGGTGATGGCCGGCCAGGGCACCATCGCGCTCGAGATGCTGGAGGACGCCCCCGACCTCGACTGCCTGGTGGTGCCAATCGGCGGCGGGGGCCTCATGAGCGGCATCGCGATCGGTGCGAGCCTGCGGCCGCGGGTGGCGCTCTACGGGGTCGAGGCCGCACTCTATCCCTCTTTCCTCAACGCCATCGACGGCGTGGACCGGCCGGTCGGCGGGCCGACGCTGGCCGAGGGCATCGCCGTCAAGACCGTCGGCCGCCTGACCCTGCCGATCGTCCGGGATCTGGTGCGCGAGATCGTCCTCGTCGACGAGCCGCAGATCGAGCGGGCGGTGCACGACTACGCCACGCTCCAGCGCAGCCTCGCCGAGGGCGCCGGCGCCGCCGGCCTCGCCGCGCTCCTCGCCCGGCCCGACCTCTTCTCGGGCCGCACCGTCGGCCTGGTCCTGTGCGGCGGCAACATCGATGCCCGCCTGCTGGCCTCCGTGATGGTGCGCGAACTGGAGCGCGCGGACCGGATCATCTCGTTCCGGATGACCGCGAGCGACCGGCCCGGCGTGCTCGGCCAAGTCGCAGGACGGCTCGGCGCGTTGGGCGCCAACATCCTGGAGGTCTCGCATGGCCGCCTGCACCTCGACGTACCGGCCAAAAGCGTCTCGATCGACGTGACGATCGAGACCCGGGGCCCAGGCCACACCGCCGAGATCCTGGACACGCTGAGCCGGGAGGGGCTGGAGCCGCGGCGGATCGGGCCGCACGGGAACACCGCGGCGGGAGGCTGA
- a CDS encoding transporter translates to MDRVGRGSAAALGAVLAAACLVAAAGPARAGSAAQPGQSLGLPVGAQIPHGLYWVTTTNFGVRATAPGVTPLNVNATTLAWATPWDIAGGRLQLFLAGSYSAVGLQDRDWQSGLGQPLVAAQLAWDLGGDVGFSYLLGGYFPGRTGIVTQAPSLTHRFALSYVGNDWNLTGHLFYGHFLGDRPPPGVATYPDYMNLDLTATRNFGKWQIGAVAFGSTDLPTGVAGYRAQGQVAVGGLVGYNFGPVNLQAYVTRDVIDRNYGGRDTRAWLRAIVPLYQDKREAAPDRTLLTREQTR, encoded by the coding sequence CTGGACCGGGTCGGACGCGGGAGCGCCGCGGCGCTCGGGGCGGTTCTCGCCGCGGCCTGCCTCGTCGCGGCGGCAGGGCCCGCCCGGGCCGGCTCCGCGGCGCAGCCCGGCCAGTCGCTCGGGCTGCCGGTCGGCGCACAGATCCCGCACGGCCTGTACTGGGTCACGACGACGAATTTCGGCGTCCGCGCCACGGCGCCCGGGGTGACGCCGCTCAACGTCAACGCCACGACCCTGGCCTGGGCGACGCCCTGGGACATCGCCGGCGGCCGGCTGCAGCTCTTCCTCGCCGGCTCGTACTCGGCCGTGGGACTGCAGGACAGGGACTGGCAGAGCGGCCTCGGCCAGCCGCTGGTCGCCGCGCAGCTCGCCTGGGATCTCGGCGGCGATGTCGGCTTCAGTTACCTGCTCGGCGGCTACTTCCCGGGCCGGACCGGCATCGTCACCCAGGCGCCGTCCCTGACGCACCGCTTCGCGCTCAGCTACGTCGGCAACGACTGGAACCTGACCGGCCACCTGTTCTACGGCCACTTCCTCGGCGACCGGCCGCCCCCCGGGGTGGCGACCTATCCCGACTACATGAACCTCGACCTGACGGCGACGCGCAACTTCGGCAAGTGGCAGATCGGTGCGGTCGCCTTCGGCTCCACCGACCTGCCGACGGGCGTCGCGGGGTACCGCGCGCAGGGGCAGGTCGCGGTGGGCGGGCTCGTCGGATACAATTTCGGCCCGGTGAACCTCCAGGCCTACGTGACCCGCGACGTGATCGACCGCAATTACGGCGGCCGCGACACCCGGGCGTGGCTGCGGGCGATCGTGCCGCTGTACCAGGACAAGCGGGAGGCCGCGCCGGACCGCACGCTGCTGACGCGGGAGCAGACGCGCTGA
- a CDS encoding RDD family protein — MANSWQGGPQGGSFGGPYQQGYAPPPGWAGPPVLVAHGSLSRRFVAYLLDIAFIFGFSCLLWLAISLLGVITFGVAWALYAILPASGVIYSAITVGGPRQSTIGMRMMGLRAVRATTGGPIDWITAGVHALLFYVALSTFLLWLLDIGIGVLRADRRMGHDLILDLAVVRDA; from the coding sequence ATGGCGAATTCCTGGCAAGGCGGGCCCCAGGGCGGGTCCTTTGGCGGCCCCTATCAGCAGGGCTACGCACCCCCGCCGGGCTGGGCCGGCCCGCCGGTGCTGGTGGCGCACGGCTCGCTGTCGCGGCGCTTCGTCGCCTACCTGCTCGACATTGCGTTCATCTTCGGCTTCAGCTGCCTGTTGTGGCTGGCGATCTCGCTCCTCGGGGTCATCACCTTCGGCGTGGCTTGGGCGCTCTACGCGATCCTGCCGGCGAGCGGCGTCATCTACAGCGCGATCACGGTCGGCGGGCCGCGCCAGAGCACCATCGGGATGCGGATGATGGGCCTGCGGGCGGTGCGGGCGACGACCGGCGGGCCGATCGACTGGATCACCGCGGGCGTGCATGCGCTGCTGTTCTACGTCGCGTTGTCGACCTTCCTGCTCTGGCTCCTCGATATCGGCATCGGCGTGCTGCGGGCCGACCGGCGCATGGGCCACGACCTCATCCTCGACCTGGCGGTCGTTCGCGACGCGTGA